Sequence from the Tripterygium wilfordii isolate XIE 37 chromosome 10, ASM1340144v1, whole genome shotgun sequence genome:
AAATGAAACTCATCTAAATCTCACCTATGTCTCCATCAATCACAAAACCCAATTACAAAGACTAATTACTATTAACCTTCTTGTACCCATTTCAACAATAATGGATACAATGAAGACACAAAAGCTTAAACCCATGAAGAGCCAATCTCTGTGCAATCACATTCTTGTTCATTCTGTGATTGCATTGGCATGTAGTACTTTTCTACTTTGCTTCTTCCCATCTCAAAGTGACTTCATTAAGCACTTTTTGTTCACCACACTCCCTTGTTCTTGGTATTCATTTGTTAACCCTACGTGCTTGTTCATAGTGGTGAATGTGATTGTTGGGTTGCTAATTGCTGGAGAATCAAAgtcgtcgtcgtcatcatcttcttctggttctgttGGTTGTGATCGGATTTATGAGGAGTATGTTAAGAGGAAGATGGAATTGAATTTGATCAAAGAGAAAGGTGTGGTTGTGGTTGATAAGCCACAAGTTGAAGAAAGAAATACTAATGTAAATGCTGAAGATGTAGAAGGTGAAGAAATATTTGAAGATgtgaaagaagaagaggaggaagaagaagttgTCGATGATGATAGAGAtaaagagaaggaagagaagggaagaggaagtgcagatgatgatgaagatcagAATGGAATGCCTACTGAGGAACTCAACAGAAGAGTTGAAGCTTTTATTGCAAAAGTTAATAAGCAAAGATGGCTTGAAGCCAAATCATTAGTCTGTTGTAAGGCATGAAATAATGATTAATtaagattaattaatttttatgtgtAATTACAGAGAAAAATATTTAGTTAAACATCTTGTGATATGAAATTCATGTAAACTTTATGTTAATCAAAAGTATTTTCTCATGAAATTTCTCTAAATTTCCTGAATGATTATTTCTTTGTTCCACTTTAACTAGGCGTGTATCCGTACAATGCATGAGATTATTATaccagatttttttttactgaatTTGTGCAATTAATCGTATAAAAAAGTCTCTAGCGGATAAACACACGTTGTGTAGAAAGTATTTGAACGAAAACTTAATAATTATTATGATGAGtgaataatttcaattttttcaaaatttccatATAAAACTATTAATTTAAAGATTTGTTTTGTAGCTCGTAGTAAAATATGAACAATGTTCTATATGagtttatttaaaattaatcaaatattacattttatatttcagtttttttctcttcttataTTACTATCATATAATACTTGAAATCATTTCATAATATATTTgttgaatttattattttttaaaaacgatcagtagaaaaatatttatttgtagtTTAATGaatttctctcattttttaatttttatatgtaGTTTAAttagtttctctctttttttccttttattaataagaaagaaaaattataagcatttaaaatattttgatgcttttcaTTGGactttgtcttttccttatttaaattcaatatttatatttttttaaaccaCTGGGGAACCACCACAAGACCCAGTCCTTTGGGCCGAGCCCTATATTGTAAACCCTAAGGGGAGAGTCTAGCTACCTCCGCCGAACCTCCAGGCATGTCACTTACCAGTCTTAGAGGCCCAAGACCCAGCAAGCTACTAACCCACACCTGTCCGAGCGTTCACGATGCATTAATGCGAATGTTTCAACTCGAACCTGGTGTGGACGAATATTCCGTTAGTCCTCAAACCACTGGACCAAACAAGTGGGGATAAATTCAGTATTTATATGTTGCACCTATAGTAGCACCATAGTACCATATAACATTAATTGCAATATTGTTGTCTCATCAATTTGGAAAACCATACATAGAAAACTTTGACTTTggcaatatatacatacatacatatacatacatacatatatatatatgtaactatTAAAATTTGACTGGTAGAGAGGAGCATATATATACTAAtctattattttctttaaagCTGATTTGAAGAGAAAGTCAGGTTCCTAAGGAGGGAGAGAGAACATTATTGTAAAGGACATAGCCTAGATTCATTCGGGAGCTTTTTGACCATTTCAATTCATGCATGGCCGATATGCTTTTCTTAGCTTCTAAGAGATCATAATGGACGGCCATGAACAAGTTATGTAGATTGTGATCCAAAAGTGCCAAAACATACCTaacatgtttatatatataaatgtgtgtgtatatgcacacacacacacacacacacgcaaaCTAGTGTTTTGACATTTAAAAAAGTGTATAAAAGGGTTTTTGGTGTgggtaaaattttgtttattgtcTATTTGTGGTGTgcttaaaatggcacaaaatctTGTAATGTAACTATAATATCATAAATTAGAGGTTTAATATTATAGGATATGTCGTTTGCAATGGAACTATAATTGCAATTTTTACCATTACAAGAAATAATGATTTTTCTAACTTATGTGTTTTCAAGTCAATACGttttttctccaaaaaaaaagttattttttcctatctaattatattttttgtaacCTTAATTGCATGGTTACATAATAATGTTATAGCCTATTTggggtgtgtttttttttaaaaggtatTTGGGGCACAAAATCTTCTaataacttctttttttgataatataATATCATAAATTAGGAATATTGATACTTACAGATCTTgtgataaattaattataatatcatAAATTAGAGATTTATTATAGGATACATCGTTTGCAATTGAATCTATAATTAACTTTTTTACCATTTCTAGAAATATTGATTCTTCTATATAAATATTGAGATCATCCTTTGTAATCTTACAAATTATtcaacagaaaaaagaaaagaaaaacacaacgACTTAGATCTCTTGTTGGATATCAATGGAGATGAGTAGAGCAAGTATGCAATGTGTTCTGGTATTTCTCCTTGTGGGTTTCATGGTTGTGGAGCTCAGTCAAGCTTCTTCTCAGATAATATCTTTACCCGTGCAACACTGCACAATTCCAGAGTGCAACACACTCTGCCATAAATACCTCAAAGAGAAATTTGGATGGTGTGATTGTAATGGCGACGCTTACTGCTTGTGTGCTATCAAAGCCCCTGGTCGCTACTCTCTAGGAGATTAGGGATGCAAGCATATGTATTATTGGGTTTGAAACTAATTAATTACTTGTTGGAGTTTCATGTCATCCATTAATTCAATAAAAAGACTCTCTTGCttattgaaattttcattttgttattcttattttgtttatgttgtCTTAAATAGTAATGAGCAGTTGTACGTAGAAATAACACACAATGATTGATTGAATAACGCAaagaaataatttattattcGCAATAATACATCGAGTATGgattaatcaaataaatcaaaacaaaaacaaatcctGCAAGTTGGGGTACGGAGAATCCGAATCTCCTTAATTAAGGCACCAGCTCCTACAAAAATATGAGGGTTTATTTCACAGCCTATTTTTCATATGTTATATTTCACCAAATGAGTTAGAACTCTTTTCTAAGACCCAATTGTTGAACGCGGAGAACAGAGGAGCCAGGGCATGTGCAATGGTATTTTGTTCATGTGGGCCTGATTCTCATGTCAAGCCCAGCCCAGCTGAGGTTGTAATTAGTATTTAGTATACGGTATACCAATTAATCCATGTGCAGTCTCAAAATGCACACAGGCCTGCTGCCTGCAAGCAATTTCTAGTAGAAAAGTTAAAAGGAGCCTTTTgctttaataataaaaaaaaaaaacaaaactgggTGTATGTGCTTGGGTAGGCAATGAtacattttctttcaaaattcaaGATTTGAAACTCAATAAATAAGATTCTTAATTTCATGGATAAGTAATTTATTCCTGTTATTTATTCTCATGTGGGCTCATCAAAAATtatttctggttttttttttttaaaaaaaaatctcaatgtTTTTCGTTAGTTTCTGTTTGGATAGAAGATTGTCAGTATTCTACAAATAGGGTTTGGCAGCATCATTTCTGGTACAAATTTGTTGTCCAGCTccataaaactatatatattctAATGGTTTGCCATTTGTAGAAAGGCTATAAAataaagtgattttttttttaataataaaagtgATGTTTGGTTGcatgtcaaatgacaaacttgtaaaGGAGACTTTGCTGTCCCCAAGCTGGCCAGCACAATTGAATAGACAAACACAAAGTGAAACTGTGAAAGCACCCCCAAATTAAACTTCACCACCCAAAGAATTTGATCTCCTCCAAAAAGTCTTCTCTACAACTCATTGCAATTTAAGCTAATTATTTAGAATAAAACACTCGGGTTTTCTTTGCAGTTGACAACATCCTGTTCTTGAGAAGCAAACTGTCCTTTCTTATAGAAACCATAAAAGTTGGAAATGTATGCAAAGGACCCACAATCTTTCTAGATTAAAATTCTTGAACAGAGCACTCACTGTTTCATGTCCAATTATGTTGAATTTCTTTCATGAAGCAGAATAGTAAATTTACTTGCTATCTTCAGACATTCTTGATAGCACATGAAGCAAAATTAGGTGAAGAAATGGGTTTCATGTAAATGTTGTGGATAAACATTCACCAACAAATGAACAGATTTATATTTTAAGCTGTTGTGaagtgttattttttaaaatggtaAAGTTGGTTGTGGTAAATCTTTATAAATATGGGAGGTCGCAAATTTGACTCATACTCTCAATAATATTTATGTTATTTCCTTATATGACCCAAAGGTTTTGTGGAGTTAATTCTCCTCTTGTGGACTTCGACCTCGTTCATCTCGCATTGATTTCGACCAGGTCTTACATGTCGTCAATGTGGAACGAACTGGGTTGACGAATTGAGTTTAGAACTGATCCATTTATCTGATATAGGCATGTTGGGATAGAAAATTctcgattattaaaaaaagtGTTAAGTCTACTTAGGTAGGGAGAAAGAGAAGGGGAAGTGTGTAATTATTGAGTAGTAACTTTAACTGAAAACTTGAGTGGTTCAAGTGTTTGAACATGAAACCAGAAACATTGACAAAACTACATTGCAAAGGATACAAAAAGCATAGACCTTTTTCTAGGTCATCTTATTCAATCAAGGAAGCTGGCAGGACCCATTTTTCTCCAGTTCACATGGGGATCCAAGGCCCCCTAAAAATCACCAACTTCAAGAGGTGCCCACCTTCTTGAAATCTCCAAAAGCTAACATGGCAGAGAACAACAACAAGAATAAGGATTCAGGGATCAGAGAGTTCAAAGCTCTGATTGCAAACAACACTGAAAAGAAGCAGTTACCACCAAAGAGAAGTTCAAACAAGGACAGGCACAAGAAAGTGGATGgtagaggaagaagaatcaGGATGCCAGCACTATGTGCAGCCAAGATTTTTCAATTGACAAGGGAATTGGGTCACAAGTCTGATGGAGAAACAATTCAATGGCTTTTACAGCAAGCAGAGCCTTCAATCATTGCTGTAACTGGTACAGGAACAATTCCTGCTTCAGCAATGGCAATTTCAGGGTCCTCTGTTTCTGAACAGGGGAACTCTGTTTCCTCTGTTTCTATAGGTTTGCATTCAAAGATGGAAGGGATTGTACCAGCCAGAGATAGGTCTAATTGGTCAATGATGGCGGGTAATTTGGGTAGATACCATCTGGGAACTGGGTTTGGATCAGGTTCACAGACGACGAATTTCGGGAACGAAAACTCGAATATAATGTCAAAATTAGGGTTGCAAAGTGTTGAAATCCCAAATATGAATATGGGTTTGATGGGTTTTTATTCAATGTTTAATGGTCAAGTTCCAGGCTTGGAGCTAGGGCTTTCACAGGATGGTCAAGCTGGGGGACTCAATTCTCCTGCTTTTGGACACTTCTATCAGCAGATGGTGCAGAGCAGAGGTGGATCTGGCTCTGCAGATCATGAGCAGCAATCTCCTCCTGATAAAGATGATTCACAAGGATCAAGACAGTAGATCAACTTATCGTAGACCCAGAAACAAGTGATATGCCATAATCTGTCATTGTTAGACAAGTAATTTTGAGTCTTCAGTGACATCTGAGTATTGAATGGTTGATCTATCTTTTTCTTGAAGTGTCTCAGATATTTTGCAACTTTTGTTACAAATACCACTCTTTATTGTTTGTGTATTTGCAAGTTTGTATAATATAGAAAGCAATGTTTTTAAGATTGGGTTTGGTTTCTGTTTTCTTCTTATAAAGTCTTGAGGCGTGTTCTTACCGGTGAGACTTCTTGTCAATTTTTGTGACAAGGGAATCCACCCATAGTACTGTCCATCGGGTTTCACCCAATGGTAAATTTATGGGCCACATATAATACCCGTAAATCACATAGGCTAGTTAATTCTTGGGCCGAAGCCCAATGACTTATTGTCAATGATATTTTACTAATGTTAGTAGGTAAAGTAAAATATCATAGTGAAAATCTCCTTAATCTCAATTTCCAAAATGGATCCCAATTTTAATTTTGCAAATTTTCCTTTTGGGGCCAATGCAAGTCTGGAATTGGGAGAGACTAGGCTGGCATGGATTCTTCATGAGTGAAATGAAAGGGCTCAGTGGTCCAGTCTCAGTGGGTCTTCCAATTTGGACCACCTAGAGGAAGTTGGATCCAGTCCATTTTGCCTTGTTTTGTCCTGTAAATGATTAAATAAGCAGGAGAAAAACTGAAGAAATGAAGTGATAAATAAACATGACTTTTACTGTTCCTTAGCCCCACTGTTCCAACAATTTACTATTGTGATTGCTAAAATATACATGACTAAAACATTACTTTTGAAAGAAAGAATTAGGGATGACAATAGGACGGATCGGGGGCGAATCACGACCTCCCCACACCTCAAATTGTATGTCGTGAATTCACATATCGGGACAACTTTTACACCCAATCCCCTCCCCTATAAAAATTTGCCCTGCCCGGGTAATAGAAGAAGACCAAGCACATGCTTGGTGCTGTATACCTCTATTGGTGCCATTTTAGTGAGATTCCATGTTTGATCTACTAACCAGGCCTATTGGCTTAGCAAGCTAAGCTTACTTTGATTATGCTTTTTTAGGTTCACAACTTCAAGCACTAATTTCAGCATGATTGGAAATTTAGAGGGTTAATATAACTATTGGCCACCGAAAGATGGTTAGTGTTCTAATTTGACCACTGAATGTTCAATTGTTCCAAATAGTCATCGGAAATTCAATTTGTACCAACTAAACCACCGGGATAGAATTGGGTCATTTTGGTCGATTAATCTGTTGAGGTGACAGGTTGAACGTTAATACACTGAGCATTGAAGTcaagatgaacttttgacccCAAAAAAGGGAAAAGTGCAGATAAACCACTCAAAGATAGGGTCGTTTGCAATTGGGTCActgtagaaattttttttccaattaggtcacccaatgtttttaatttttccaaTTAGGTTACTCCAGTCAATTTCCGATCAATTTCAACCGAAAATTGCTGACATGGCTAACCGTGGCCACAGATAAACattttttgctgatgtggatttTACATGTCATTGTGATATGTAATATCTtaataattagaaaaaaaaaactcaaaaagaaaaaaaaaaaaaccctaaaagtcATAGGGTAAAGGTTTTTGGTTGAGAATCCGACAATCGACCAATGAAACCGTTGAAAGATAAATCAAGATTTAGGAACTCATCTGCGATAAAGCAACACAGGAAATTGGCCGAGATGGGAAGCTGTGGTCCTAGAGAGAAATTTGTCGTTGTCTCCAATGCTCAAGGTTTTCATAGATCTAACTTCtactttactttttcttttgcaGTTTGACTTTCTTTTGGTTCGGTATATTCAATTATGGAGTAGAGTAGTGATGATTTGAAAAATGCATCTGTTGGCAGTTCAACAATTGAATACGCTATCATCAGTGTCTGGTAAAGCTGGAAATCCATCGTCGGAGAAGAAGCACAGTCGTTCCGTCTCAGATCTGAGCGATCCTACGCCTCGTAAATTAGAGGACGCCAGTAAGAATGCGGTACTTTATACTCATGTTATTGCCTTTACTTTGTGCGAGCTGGAGACCACATTCTCGGCCAAGGTGGATTTGGAACTGCTTACAAAGGATACATGGACGAGAATgtgaggggtttttttttttttctttttgagtttttttctaATTATTGAGATATTACATGTCACAATGACATGTAAAATCCAGGTCAGCAAGAACGCTGATCTATAGGTGCGATTGGCCATGTCAGCAATTTCCGGTTGAAATTGATCGGAAATTGACCGAAGTGACGTAAttggaaaaattaaaaacattggGTGACCTAATTGGAAAAAATTTTTCTTCAGTGACCCAATTGTAAACGACCCTATCTTTGAGTGGTCTATCCGTACTTTTCCCCCCCAAAAAATGCAAGATTGACTCACTGATGGCTCTGCTAGACAAGAAACAGTTACAGCCTGTGATtctaatttaacaaaaactaaaagacACAAACTGAAATTACAGCACTATGATATGACTGTCTGTGTCTGTACCATAAACGCTGTCTGAAGGGCTTGACCATGGAGGCCCAAAACCCTAGTTTCATTTTATACTACTAGCATGTGACACTCTCCGAATATGCCCAGACAATCAAACCAAGTACCCTCTCAGTCTCTCGTCTCCCCCCTCTCTGCTCTCTCCATGTGCTGGAACAAGCAATTATGTGGCATTCATTGTACTCATCGGTCTGGTCTCTGGCTCTGCTCCCTCAGATCATTTATTGGGTCATTTCTATATTGTGTGACCAACAAAAACATTTGCACTTTTGCCTGCTGGACAGTGTAATATGATCTGTATAAATAATTGTGTTTCCATTGATTATATTTGGATAATTCCATTCTTAGAAAACCCAGAAAGTatgaattaaaaagaaaagaatttttGAGTTTGGGATAGAATCTAGATCCAAATCTTATTTATTGGAAGCACTGCAAGAGTTCTGACTTCAAGTGCAAATTGACATTATTTATATCATAAATACAATGGATTCCTCCCCTACCGGCCTACCCTACCccaacaaaaacatataatatattgaaCTCCAACGAGTGGGGATGAGAAGGATGTCCATAACCAGGCAGATTTTCTTCTCATATTATATGATAATgattcttgtttgttttgggaAGAAACAATGAATGTTAATGtgggtgaatttttttttctgcaaGTGGCCTAACAATTCAAATCTGGGTATGAcagatttccttttttttaaagagttGAATTGGAGAGACAAGAGAATCCATCCCAGCATAGCAGAGAATCCTGCTAGATATGGAAAGGTGATAAGGGGAATAGGGAGAGAGGTGAAAGGGAAGACTCCGAATCTCAGTAAAAATATATACactatatttcaaattgataAGGTTAGTCAGGTTTAGGGGGGTTAGGTATCTCTTAAATCCCCAACAAATCTTGCTAGATTTCCTTCAAGTGAAGGGTCTGGGTGGTTAAGTAAGAAAGACCCCCACAAAGTGTTTGTTAAATGTTCCAAACGAAACATAGTGAAAGTAAAAGCCAGCAAGAAAACAACCGAACGAGCCGCCATgtcaaaaatacacaaaaaccctAATGAGTGGAGAGACCAAATGGTAGGAGGGGAAGGTGAGTGGGACCCATGTCAGGAAGGACAGCCCCAGACAGGGACAATAGAGGAGCCACATGCGCTTCTCTCAATTGTGCAAAATTAATTGTGGTTTCGATTTGATTTTTAGTTTTCGTTTGTCATTATCATAGTAttatatatttgatttagtattGGTGTCATTTGTTCTGTTATTGGTATATTTCTGTCCCTCCAAAACTCTTCGTCCAACTCAAGAGCCAGCAAATGCATAATACATACGTACCACAACGGAGCTCAGAATCCAGGAAAGTGCGAGAAACCTAGACGTTTTTCCTCTTCTGCtttaattgaaggaaaaaaaaatagggcaGACCCTTTTCGTTTCTCCTGTCCTTGATACGCGAAAGAGATAAAAGTCTGGTCTTTGTTTTGAAATGGATTTCTGGAATACTTCTGTCGCCATGGATGATGAGTTTGAGAAGCTCGTAATTCGGATGAACCCTCCAAGGTATAATTTCGTGTGGTGAATTGGTCTTGGAATTTTCTGAATTGAAACGAATTCGTTGTGTTTTTTCTCTGAATTTTCATTATCTCAGCGGATTTTGAAGGTTTACTCACATGGGTATCTGACGGTGAAATCTTCTTGATGTGGGTTTGCAGGGTTACAGTGGATAATGCCTCAAGCAGGAAAGCTACTTTGATTAAGGTATTTGATCGAGTGGTTTATgatttgtatatatttgttgTGGTTAATGTCCTTCGTAACTCTTGAAGATTCGTATGTAAAGATTGGAAACAATAATTTGCAGGTTGATAGTGCAAATAAGCGAGGGAGTTTATTGGAGGTTGTTCAAGCTTTGACTGATTTGGATCTTATAATTAGACGAGCGTACATTTCTTCAGATGGGGAATGGTTCATGGATGGTTAGCTCTTCGATTCTTCATTTTACATAACCCGCGATGCCATACTTCAATGGTTTCTGATTCATTTTTTCCCTTCCATGGTTTCCTGCAGTATTTCATGTTACAGATCACCAAGGGAATAAACTTTTCGAGGATGATGTGGCTGAAAGAATTCAACAGGTATATCTGATAAACCTTAAGAATTTCTTGAACAATGGTCGGATACAGGGTTTTGATTTgggacttgaatttgggattgATTTGTTTCTGATTGGAACTGAAGAGAAGGCTTGGATTTATGAAATTAAGTCCTTTTTTCTGGTTATAGCATCCATTGTTTTGCTCATGACTCAATGGCTTTAGCTTTCTATTCCTGCTTGCTTAAGGATAAAGTTGCAGAATTAGATTCAATCATCATTACTTGTAACCATGGTAGAGACCAGCAATTTTCTAGAATAAGTTAAAATTGAAGTGCAGAGGAGTACTGTTCACATTGTCTGGTGTACTGATTGGAGACTTTATCTTTCATTGCTGAATTCGTCCAATGGTCCTACTGCACCGAGGCCTTCTAGTTTAATAACTGATCTCATTGATTCCTCTTTCGCCTGTACTACGAAAGTGTAGCTATTTTGTTTATGTATTGAATTCATGTGACTTTCC
This genomic interval carries:
- the LOC120006927 gene encoding probable serine/threonine-protein kinase PBL8; amino-acid sequence: MGSCGPREKFVVVSNAQVQQLNTLSSVSGKAGNPSSEKKHSRSVSDLSDPTPRKLEDASKNAVLYTHVIAFTLCELETTFSAKVDLELLTKDTWTRM
- the LOC120008003 gene encoding transcription factor TCP20-like, with the translated sequence MDTMKTQKLKPMKSQSLCNHILVHSVIALACSTFLLCFFPSQSDFIKHFLFTTLPCSWYSFVNPTCLFIVVNVIVGLLIAGESKSSSSSSSSGSVGCDRIYEEYVKRKMELNLIKEKGVVVVDKPQVEERNTNVNAEDVEVDNILFLRSKLSFLIETIKVGNNSKFTCYLQTFLIAHEAKLGEEMGFMFCGVNSPLVDFDLVHLALISTRSYMSSMWNELGREKEKGKCVILFNQGSWQDPFFSSSHGDPRPPKNHQLQEVPTFLKSPKANMAENNNKNKDSGIREFKALIANNTEKKQLPPKRSSNKDRHKKVDGRGRRIRMPALCAAKIFQLTRELGHKSDGETIQWLLQQAEPSIIAVTGTGTIPASAMAISGSSVSEQGNSVSSVSIGLHSKMEGIVPARDRSNWSMMAGNLGRYHLGTGFGSGSQTTNFGNENSNIMSKLGLQSVEIPNMNMGLMGFYSMFNGQVPGLELGLSQDGQAGGLNSPAFGHFYQQMVQSRGGSGSADHEQQSPPDKDDSQGSRQ